From a region of the Paenibacillus lutimineralis genome:
- a CDS encoding response regulator transcription factor: MINILIADDQKHIRDGLQAMLQQFPLELGSIYCAANGVEALQLLRHHSIQLVITDIRMPDMDGLELMACTKEERIKVDYLIISGYSDFAYAQRAIALGAKAYLLKPVKREDLQASIEHVMQEVRARQVLSRNMKHLSRLAKETDRKELSMYMQGAANEEAWVIQTQQQNPQLWKNYRLCLLREKLWINQPGASSSHSMESIAYRVYGKQGCICLQHSPQLILAVDASVDTDALPAALKAERIRAISVMTGPQQGLKELPASYGQVMELHRNSYLFPEQDCILPTHTEGLVQQWQLPYEEIYALFQLIGTRNNVKITEGISKLFHKDVLQRYHIRYTQDLGRVMIQMLREYERVIRPYMGEEALDIKCLQNLFDYPGIRDYIQALQQQLLRLNQFYYEFKCHYRNSQDLNEAIRFIHENYYKPLDLAMVSNHVSLNYAYFSNLFKKNIGKGFAEYLRDVRMGKARKLLAETEHKVIEIAAMVGYESYKSFTRAFRDVMNMQPTEYRQLMRRKHKESFLEEDEYETV; the protein is encoded by the coding sequence ATGATTAACATTTTGATTGCCGACGATCAGAAGCATATTCGCGATGGATTGCAGGCCATGCTGCAGCAGTTTCCCCTGGAGCTAGGCTCTATTTACTGCGCTGCCAATGGAGTCGAGGCCTTGCAATTGCTGCGGCATCATAGCATCCAGCTGGTGATTACCGATATTCGGATGCCGGATATGGATGGACTTGAGTTAATGGCCTGTACCAAAGAGGAGCGTATTAAGGTCGATTATCTGATCATCAGTGGTTATAGTGATTTTGCCTATGCCCAAAGAGCCATTGCACTCGGGGCGAAGGCATACCTTCTCAAGCCTGTGAAGCGGGAGGATCTTCAAGCCTCCATCGAGCATGTAATGCAGGAGGTAAGAGCTCGGCAGGTGCTGTCACGCAATATGAAGCATTTGTCTCGCCTGGCTAAGGAGACAGATCGGAAAGAGCTGAGCATGTATATGCAAGGCGCGGCTAACGAAGAGGCATGGGTTATTCAGACCCAGCAGCAAAACCCGCAGCTGTGGAAGAACTATCGCCTGTGCCTGCTGCGTGAGAAGCTGTGGATTAACCAACCAGGGGCAAGTAGTTCCCACAGTATGGAATCTATAGCCTACCGTGTATATGGCAAGCAGGGGTGCATCTGTCTGCAGCATAGTCCACAGCTGATCCTCGCCGTAGATGCGTCTGTGGATACGGATGCTTTACCGGCTGCTCTCAAGGCCGAGCGAATTCGTGCTATTTCGGTGATGACGGGTCCGCAGCAAGGATTAAAGGAACTGCCAGCCAGCTATGGTCAAGTGATGGAGCTTCACCGCAACAGTTACCTGTTCCCGGAGCAGGACTGCATTTTGCCGACTCATACGGAGGGGCTGGTGCAGCAGTGGCAGCTTCCCTACGAGGAGATTTACGCGCTGTTCCAGCTCATAGGCACCAGAAACAACGTAAAAATCACCGAAGGGATATCCAAGCTGTTCCACAAGGATGTGCTGCAGCGTTATCACATTCGTTATACCCAGGACCTGGGCCGCGTTATGATTCAGATGCTGAGGGAATATGAGCGAGTGATTCGGCCCTACATGGGGGAAGAAGCATTAGATATTAAATGCTTGCAGAACCTTTTCGACTATCCGGGCATCCGCGACTATATACAGGCGCTGCAGCAGCAGTTGCTTAGGCTGAATCAATTTTATTATGAATTCAAGTGCCATTATCGCAATTCGCAGGATTTAAACGAAGCGATCCGCTTTATCCACGAAAATTACTACAAGCCGCTAGACCTGGCCATGGTATCCAACCATGTGTCCCTGAATTATGCTTATTTTTCAAACCTGTTCAAGAAGAATATCGGCAAAGGCTTTGCGGAATACCTTCGCGATGTGCGTATGGGGAAAGCCCGGAAGCTGTTGGCCGAGACCGAACATAAAGTTATCGAGATCGCTGCTATGGTGGGATACGAGAGCTACAAGAGCTTTACTCGGGCATTTCGCGATGTGATGAATATGCAGCCCACGGAGTATCGCCAGCTGATGCGGCGCAAGCATAAGGAATCATTTTTGGAGGAGGATGAATATGAAACGGTATAG